A region of Roseobacter litoralis Och 149 DNA encodes the following proteins:
- a CDS encoding carbohydrate ABC transporter permease, which translates to MSPLVQGMLTIFIGVGGCVGYFYFSNLILDKVIFPAKGDNPGININRANLVRPWLFLFPAMAALGLYLVYPVVGSFWRSLYNRSGDEFIGFGNYAVMFNDDGFQVALFNNFLWVLIVPAGATFLGLLVAQLTDRLKWGNIAKSLIFMPMAISFVGASLIWKFVYANNADIGLINAIRDMLGAEEPLDVLQVSFWNNFFLMVILIWIQTGFAMVILSGALRGIPEETVEAAIIDGANPFQVFFKIKVPQIMGTIVVVWTTITILVLKVFDIVYTMTGGNFGTEILPSYMMSYMFRDDGRATAVAFVIMIIVLPVMIWNIRQARAEMR; encoded by the coding sequence ATGTCACCACTCGTGCAAGGTATGTTGACCATCTTCATCGGTGTCGGTGGATGTGTCGGATACTTCTATTTTTCGAACCTGATCCTCGACAAAGTGATTTTCCCGGCCAAAGGCGACAATCCCGGGATCAACATCAACCGTGCCAACCTTGTGCGGCCATGGTTGTTTCTGTTTCCGGCGATGGCGGCCTTGGGGCTTTATCTTGTCTATCCGGTGGTCGGTTCATTCTGGCGCTCGCTGTACAACCGGTCAGGCGATGAATTCATCGGCTTTGGCAATTACGCGGTCATGTTCAACGATGACGGTTTTCAGGTGGCACTGTTCAACAACTTCCTTTGGGTTCTGATCGTGCCCGCGGGGGCCACGTTCCTTGGCCTGCTGGTGGCGCAGCTGACGGACCGGCTCAAATGGGGCAACATCGCCAAATCGCTGATCTTTATGCCAATGGCGATTTCATTCGTGGGCGCCTCGCTGATCTGGAAATTCGTCTATGCCAACAACGCGGATATTGGCCTGATCAACGCCATACGTGATATGCTGGGCGCGGAGGAACCGCTGGACGTCTTGCAGGTGTCCTTCTGGAATAACTTCTTTCTGATGGTGATCCTGATCTGGATCCAGACCGGGTTTGCCATGGTCATCCTGTCCGGTGCGTTGCGCGGCATTCCCGAAGAAACGGTTGAGGCCGCAATCATTGATGGCGCCAACCCGTTTCAGGTGTTTTTCAAGATCAAAGTGCCGCAGATCATGGGCACGATTGTCGTGGTCTGGACGACGATCACCATCCTTGTGCTCAAGGTTTTCGATATTGTTTACACCATGACAGGCGGCAATTTCGGCACTGAAATCCTGCCCAGTTACATGATGTCCTATATGTTCCGGGATGACGGGCGCGCCACGGCGGTGGCCTTTGTCATCATGATCATCGTGCTGCCGGTGATGATCTGGAACATCCGTCAAGCCCGTGCGGAGATGAGGTAA
- a CDS encoding alpha-amylase family glycosyl hydrolase — MAKMEHNLHLSAVDKDWWRGAVIYQIYPRSFQDSNSDGIGDLIGIAQRMEYVASLGVDAIWISPFFTSPMKDFGYDVSDYCDVDPMFGTLADFDVLVEAAHHHGLKVMIDLVLSHTSDQHPWFIESKSSRSNPKADWYVWADAKPDGTPPNNWLSIFGGPAWHWHAGRQQYYLHNFLTEQPDLNFHNTDVQDALLDVTRFWLDRGVDGFRLDTINFYYADKDLRDNPALPPEQRNDTIAPSVNPYNHQEHLYSKNQPENIAFLKRFRALLDEYPAAACVGEVGDAQRGLELLGAYTSGPEMVHMCYAFEFLSKTKLDAARVAEVFAELDVVGQDGWPCWAFSNHDVMRHSTRWELPPAAERLFATLLMCLRGSVCLYQGEELGLSEADVAFEDLQDPYGITFWPDFKGRDGCRTPMVWEMSNQNGGFSEGYPWLPVSHEHLNHAVSVQESEPGSLLHHYRNAIAFRAEHPALTKGSHGGVHANGDVLHFTREHDGQTLYCAFNMSDTPSLHQMPKGTWQVIGQELGSASASPQGHLHFGPWQVCLAKKQD, encoded by the coding sequence ATGGCAAAGATGGAACACAATCTGCACCTGAGTGCAGTCGACAAGGACTGGTGGCGGGGTGCTGTCATCTACCAGATTTATCCGCGCAGTTTTCAAGACAGCAACAGCGACGGGATCGGTGATCTGATCGGGATTGCGCAGCGGATGGAATATGTGGCCTCGCTCGGCGTTGATGCAATCTGGATTTCGCCGTTCTTTACCTCGCCGATGAAAGACTTCGGTTATGATGTCAGCGATTACTGCGATGTTGACCCGATGTTTGGCACGCTGGCGGATTTTGATGTGCTGGTTGAAGCGGCGCATCATCACGGGCTGAAGGTGATGATTGATCTGGTGCTCAGCCACACCTCGGACCAGCACCCTTGGTTCATCGAAAGCAAGTCAAGCCGCAGCAATCCCAAAGCGGATTGGTACGTCTGGGCTGACGCCAAACCAGACGGCACACCGCCCAACAACTGGCTGTCGATCTTTGGCGGGCCTGCGTGGCACTGGCATGCGGGACGCCAGCAGTATTATCTGCACAACTTCCTGACCGAACAACCTGACCTGAATTTCCACAACACGGATGTGCAGGACGCGCTTCTGGATGTGACACGGTTCTGGCTGGACCGGGGGGTGGATGGCTTCCGCCTTGATACGATCAACTTTTACTATGCGGATAAAGACCTGCGCGACAATCCTGCCCTGCCGCCCGAGCAGCGCAATGATACCATTGCGCCCTCGGTCAATCCCTACAACCATCAGGAACATCTCTATTCCAAGAACCAGCCTGAGAATATCGCCTTTCTCAAACGCTTCCGGGCGCTGTTGGATGAATACCCTGCAGCGGCCTGCGTCGGCGAAGTGGGCGATGCTCAGCGGGGTCTGGAACTGCTGGGGGCCTATACCTCGGGGCCTGAAATGGTGCATATGTGCTATGCCTTTGAGTTCCTGTCCAAGACCAAACTGGATGCCGCCCGCGTGGCGGAGGTTTTTGCTGAACTGGATGTGGTCGGGCAAGATGGGTGGCCTTGCTGGGCGTTTTCCAACCATGACGTGATGCGCCATTCCACCAGATGGGAATTGCCACCGGCTGCTGAACGGCTGTTCGCGACCCTACTAATGTGTCTGCGCGGGTCGGTGTGTCTGTATCAGGGCGAGGAACTGGGCCTGTCTGAGGCGGATGTCGCTTTTGAGGACCTGCAAGACCCCTATGGCATCACCTTCTGGCCCGACTTCAAGGGCCGGGACGGGTGCCGCACGCCGATGGTCTGGGAAATGTCCAACCAAAACGGCGGCTTCTCCGAAGGCTACCCTTGGCTGCCGGTCAGCCATGAACACCTCAATCATGCCGTGTCGGTGCAGGAGTCCGAACCCGGCTCCTTGCTGCATCACTACCGTAATGCGATTGCCTTTCGCGCCGAACACCCTGCGTTGACCAAAGGGTCACACGGCGGGGTGCATGCCAACGGGGATGTCCTGCACTTTACCCGTGAACATGATGGTCAGACGCTCTATTGCGCGTTCAACATGTCGGACACGCCGTCGTTGCACCAGATGCCCAAAGGCACCTGGCAGGTGATCGGACAGGAATTGGGCAGCGCCAGTGCGTCACCCCAGGGCCATTTGCACTTTGGGCCGTGGCAGGTCTGCCTCGCGAAGAAACAAGACTAA
- a CDS encoding carbohydrate ABC transporter permease translates to MDNIAGTKSSLGWAVNISVVFLVVLWLIPTVGLLVSSFRDRDQITATGWWLSPFAVEQNFQARISAEEAVRDGDYFVIQGNIFSGGENEVIRFGGTRSAPTAFAPGETADLRRDRSLTVQANGDFIYKNPNEITRDPSVYYSSATPPSFSLDNYRTILFSNNMDVAFINTFTVTIPATIIPILIAAFAAYALAWMDFKGRGFLIAMVVGLLVVPLQLALVPLLQFHNQVGIGQSFLGIWMAHTGFGLPLAIYLLRNYMVGLPRDIIESAKVDGATDFQVFTKIVLPLSFPALASFAIFQFLWVWNDLLVAKVFLPSNSESWVMTVKIADDLLGSRGGDWGILAGAAFISIAVPLIVFFTMQRYLVRGLLAGSVK, encoded by the coding sequence ATGGATAATATAGCAGGAACGAAGTCTTCGCTCGGGTGGGCCGTCAATATCTCGGTGGTGTTTCTGGTGGTGCTCTGGTTGATCCCTACGGTGGGGCTGCTGGTCTCCTCCTTTCGCGACCGGGATCAGATCACGGCGACGGGCTGGTGGTTGTCCCCCTTCGCGGTGGAGCAGAATTTTCAGGCGCGCATCTCTGCTGAAGAGGCCGTGCGCGACGGTGATTATTTCGTCATTCAGGGCAATATCTTTTCGGGTGGCGAGAATGAGGTGATCCGCTTTGGTGGCACACGTTCGGCCCCGACGGCCTTTGCACCGGGAGAAACCGCCGATCTGCGCCGGGACCGCTCGCTGACTGTCCAAGCAAACGGAGATTTCATCTACAAGAACCCCAATGAAATAACGCGCGATCCAAGCGTTTATTACTCCAGCGCCACGCCGCCGAGTTTTTCATTGGATAACTATCGAACGATCCTGTTTTCCAACAACATGGATGTGGCCTTTATCAACACGTTTACCGTGACAATCCCTGCCACCATCATCCCGATCCTGATTGCGGCCTTTGCGGCTTACGCGCTTGCGTGGATGGATTTCAAGGGACGCGGTTTTCTGATCGCGATGGTCGTGGGGCTGCTTGTCGTGCCTTTGCAACTGGCGCTGGTGCCGCTGTTGCAGTTTCATAACCAGGTCGGCATCGGGCAGAGCTTCCTTGGGATTTGGATGGCACACACGGGCTTCGGCCTGCCGCTCGCGATTTATCTGTTGCGAAACTATATGGTGGGTCTGCCGCGCGATATTATCGAGTCTGCGAAAGTCGATGGCGCGACCGATTTTCAGGTCTTTACCAAGATCGTGCTGCCGCTGAGCTTTCCGGCCCTTGCGTCCTTTGCGATCTTTCAGTTCCTCTGGGTCTGGAATGACCTGCTGGTGGCCAAGGTGTTTTTGCCCTCCAACTCGGAAAGCTGGGTCATGACGGTGAAAATTGCCGATGATCTTCTGGGCTCGCGCGGCGGGGACTGGGGCATTCTGGCGGGGGCGGCGTTTATCTCAATCGCTGTGCCGCTGATCGTATTTTTCACAATGCAACGCTATCTGGTGCGCGGTCTTCTGGCCGGCTCCGTCAAGTAA